In Phycisphaerae bacterium, the following proteins share a genomic window:
- a CDS encoding ferredoxin family protein has product MTHVIAQPCRGPRCGACLAICPVDCIGPTPADPAWSRATMLYIDPELCIDCGLCVHECPANAIFPQHRLPSRWRIFILINAVFFHLTRRR; this is encoded by the coding sequence ATGACCCACGTGATTGCCCAACCCTGCCGGGGACCCCGCTGCGGCGCGTGCCTGGCGATTTGTCCGGTGGACTGCATCGGCCCGACGCCGGCGGATCCCGCCTGGTCGCGAGCCACGATGCTCTACATCGACCCCGAACTCTGCATCGATTGCGGTTTGTGCGTTCACGAATGCCCCGCCAACGCCATCTTTCCACAGCATCGCCTGCCATCGCGCTGGCGAATCTTCATTCTGATCAACGCGGTGTTCTTTCACCTGACTCGCCGGCGGTAG
- a CDS encoding PEP-CTERM sorting domain-containing protein, with protein MRRESRTKPGLAFGILCVLAGSLHAAPYTLIDLGDIPGGQDFSWAQDINNAGQVAGFSEGASDWRAFRWNSTAGMQDLGTLPGGDDFSWAWGINDAGQVVGGSGWANEQAFLWESGRGMQGLGALPGTSASRALGIDSNGQVVGWSGERAFVWDGVNGMRDLNTVLDAGSSGWTLESANAINDHGWIIGTGRTATGVQSFLYDTLHGIQSLSISANAINENGYVVGSDGQHAFLWDSMSGTHDLGDLPGGDDVSWANAINDAGQVVGAGTTAVGQRAFLWDSVNGMRDLNALLDAGGEGWTLTEAWAVNDRGWIVGVGENPGGAGHAFLLVPEPASLIMMAVGLGGLARRRQLVLFTERPAQERKKPWDENHI; from the coding sequence ATGAGACGAGAATCCCGCACCAAGCCGGGGCTGGCCTTCGGTATCCTCTGTGTGTTGGCCGGCAGCCTGCACGCGGCTCCCTACACACTGATTGACCTCGGCGACATACCGGGTGGACAAGACTTCAGTTGGGCCCAGGACATCAACAACGCGGGTCAAGTCGCAGGCTTCAGCGAGGGCGCATCCGACTGGCGGGCGTTCCGCTGGAATAGCACGGCCGGGATGCAAGATCTGGGCACCTTGCCCGGCGGCGATGACTTCAGCTGGGCCTGGGGCATCAACGATGCGGGACAGGTCGTGGGTGGAAGCGGATGGGCCAACGAACAGGCATTCTTGTGGGAGAGCGGCCGTGGGATGCAGGGATTGGGAGCTCTACCGGGCACATCCGCCAGTCGAGCCCTCGGCATCGACAGCAATGGCCAAGTCGTGGGTTGGAGCGGAGAGCGGGCGTTCGTGTGGGATGGTGTCAATGGCATGCGGGACTTGAACACGGTGCTTGATGCCGGCAGCAGCGGCTGGACCCTTGAATCGGCGAATGCCATAAACGACCATGGCTGGATCATCGGCACTGGTCGCACTGCGACGGGCGTGCAATCGTTCCTGTACGACACGCTCCACGGGATTCAAAGCCTGTCCATCTCCGCCAACGCTATCAACGAGAACGGCTACGTCGTCGGGAGTGACGGCCAGCACGCCTTTCTCTGGGACAGCATGAGCGGGACGCACGACCTTGGTGACTTGCCCGGTGGGGATGATGTGAGTTGGGCTAACGCCATCAACGACGCCGGCCAGGTCGTGGGGGCTGGGACGACCGCAGTTGGCCAACGTGCGTTTCTGTGGGACAGCGTGAATGGTATGCGCGATCTGAACGCCCTGCTGGATGCCGGCGGCGAGGGATGGACACTCACCGAAGCGTGGGCCGTCAACGATCGAGGTTGGATTGTCGGCGTCGGGGAGAACCCTGGCGGAGCAGGCCATGCTTTTTTACTCGTGCCTGAGCCGGCGAGTCTAATCATGATGGCTGTCGGGCTGGGTGGGCTGGCTCGGCGTCGGCAGTTGGTTTTGTTCACCGAGCGGCCTGCACAGGAGCGAAAGAAGCCATGGGACGAGAATCACATCTGA
- a CDS encoding SUMF1/EgtB/PvdO family nonheme iron enzyme: protein MGRESHLKALVCVSVLALAVSQAPADVFNMGGTRNPDGSWNGLASLETVPVGNVGNAPDPRHGAYNFGQVDYPYSIGKYEVTAGQYCEFLNAVARTDMYGLYNPSMWSDSSGCKIQRANAPGSYTYNVASDWANRPVNFVSFLDGCRFANWVHNGQPAGDQEVGSTETGAYTLDGNSVTIARNSGWRWAVTNWNEWYKAAYHKNDGLAGDYWSYPTSGETLPSNDFIDPDPGNSANFYDDAGTYTIGDPYWRTQVGEFENSGSPYGTFDQGGNIREWTERATPNSLRFTLGGGFSIPGFYLSATEGLSNAVPPMAEISSIGLRVVAVPEPGTLTLIVAALAGLVRRRHT, encoded by the coding sequence ATGGGACGAGAATCACATCTGAAGGCGTTGGTTTGCGTGTCCGTGTTGGCCCTGGCCGTGTCACAGGCCCCGGCCGACGTGTTCAACATGGGCGGGACACGGAACCCTGATGGCTCGTGGAATGGCCTGGCCAGCCTGGAAACCGTGCCGGTGGGCAACGTAGGAAATGCGCCGGACCCGCGGCACGGCGCGTACAACTTCGGCCAAGTGGACTACCCGTACAGCATTGGCAAGTATGAGGTGACAGCGGGGCAGTATTGCGAGTTTCTCAATGCGGTCGCGAGAACAGACATGTATGGGCTCTACAATCCGTCCATGTGGTCGGATAGCTCGGGCTGCAAGATCCAGCGAGCCAACGCGCCCGGGAGCTACACGTACAACGTCGCGTCGGATTGGGCCAATCGCCCTGTCAACTTCGTGAGCTTCCTGGACGGGTGCCGATTCGCGAACTGGGTCCATAATGGCCAGCCAGCCGGAGACCAAGAAGTTGGCAGCACGGAGACGGGCGCCTATACGCTCGATGGTAACAGTGTGACAATTGCTCGCAACTCGGGCTGGCGATGGGCGGTGACGAATTGGAACGAATGGTACAAGGCTGCGTACCATAAGAACGATGGCCTTGCCGGCGACTATTGGAGTTACCCCACGAGCGGCGAGACACTACCGAGTAACGACTTCATTGATCCCGATCCTGGCAATAGTGCGAACTTCTACGATGACGCCGGCACGTACACCATAGGCGATCCCTATTGGCGCACACAGGTCGGTGAGTTTGAGAACTCAGGGAGCCCTTACGGCACATTCGATCAAGGCGGGAACATTCGAGAATGGACAGAAAGGGCTACGCCTAATTCGCTTCGCTTCACGCTGGGGGGCGGGTTCTCCATCCCCGGTTTTTACCTGTCCGCGACAGAGGGCCTCTCTAACGCCGTTCCCCCGATGGCCGAGATCAGCAGCATCGGTCTTCGCGTCGTTGCCGTTCCCGAGCCTGGAACGCTCACGTTGATTGTGGCGGCATTGGCCGGTCTGGTTCGGCGTAGGCACACCTGA
- a CDS encoding ImmA/IrrE family metallo-endopeptidase, translated as MKNEQAKTLADQALDQLAAALEAGHSDRLRAYLGTMARFHRYSFGNILLIAIQKPDASRVAGYQAWRKLGRFVRKGEKGIVIIAPIVRRNHEEDRREVDSTAADSHDRFVAGFKAAYVFDVSQTDGEPLPELAEVTGDPAGKTDKLRGLAGELGIAVEYEDDLGGADGVSSGGRIALRRGQTPAEEFSTLAHELAHEMLHRGQDRSTTTRTIRETEAEAVAFVVCQAAGLRTNGAAADYIQLYHGDKETLAASLARIQQAATRIIQVVMPAREGALDLM; from the coding sequence ATGAAGAACGAGCAAGCCAAGACACTCGCCGATCAGGCATTGGATCAACTCGCCGCCGCGTTGGAGGCCGGCCACAGCGACCGGCTCCGGGCCTACCTCGGGACCATGGCCCGGTTCCACCGCTACAGCTTCGGCAACATCCTGCTGATCGCCATCCAGAAACCCGACGCCAGCCGCGTCGCTGGCTACCAGGCGTGGCGGAAGCTCGGTCGCTTCGTCCGAAAGGGCGAGAAAGGCATCGTCATCATCGCCCCGATCGTCCGGCGCAATCACGAGGAGGACCGCCGCGAGGTGGACAGCACTGCGGCCGACAGCCACGACCGCTTCGTGGCCGGCTTCAAGGCAGCCTACGTGTTCGACGTGAGCCAGACGGATGGCGAGCCGCTGCCGGAACTGGCGGAGGTGACCGGCGACCCCGCCGGCAAAACCGATAAGCTCCGAGGCCTCGCCGGCGAGCTCGGGATTGCCGTGGAATACGAAGACGATCTCGGTGGGGCGGATGGCGTATCCTCCGGCGGCCGGATCGCCCTTCGCCGCGGCCAGACGCCGGCGGAGGAGTTCAGCACGCTGGCCCACGAACTGGCCCACGAGATGCTCCACCGCGGCCAGGACCGCTCCACGACCACCCGCACGATCCGCGAGACCGAAGCGGAAGCGGTCGCCTTCGTGGTTTGCCAGGCCGCCGGCCTGCGGACGAACGGAGCCGCCGCCGACTACATCCAGCTTTACCACGGCGACAAGGAGACCCTCGCGGCATCACTCGCCAGAATCCAGCAGGCGGCCACCCGGATCATCCAGGTTGTCATGCCCGCACGCGAGGGCGCCCTGGATCTCATGTAG
- a CDS encoding helix-turn-helix domain-containing protein, producing MTTLVKETFEPVAPTEAEAALARESSRALAPLLADAGEVRLRLQPAKGRPEIVALPAAAVRLLVDILTQMAQGHAVTLIPIHAELSTQQAADMLNVSRPFLVKLLEDGKLPYRKVGTHRRVLFRDVLAFKRRSDEERREALRALAEQGQALDMGY from the coding sequence ATGACCACGCTGGTGAAAGAGACGTTCGAGCCGGTCGCCCCGACCGAGGCCGAGGCGGCCCTGGCCCGGGAATCGAGCCGGGCCCTGGCCCCCCTGCTGGCGGACGCTGGCGAGGTGCGGTTGCGGCTGCAGCCGGCCAAGGGCCGGCCGGAGATCGTCGCCCTGCCCGCGGCGGCGGTGCGGCTGCTCGTGGACATCCTGACGCAAATGGCCCAGGGTCATGCGGTCACGTTGATCCCCATTCACGCCGAACTCAGCACCCAGCAGGCGGCGGACATGCTGAATGTCTCTCGCCCGTTCCTGGTGAAGCTGCTGGAGGATGGCAAGCTGCCCTACCGCAAGGTGGGCACGCACCGTCGGGTGCTCTTCCGCGACGTGCTGGCCTTCAAGCGGCGCAGCGACGAGGAACGTCGCGAGGCCCTGCGGGCCTTGGCGGAACAGGGACAGGCGTTGGACATGGGCTATTGA
- a CDS encoding PIN domain-containing protein, whose product MATFTAIYDASVLYPAPLRDLLLHLALTDLFRARWTAAIHEEWMEALLADRPDLSREKLERTRQLMDASVLDCLVEGYEDLMPGLQLPDPDDRHVLAAAIRVGADVIVTANLKHFPASALAGYGIDAQHPDQFIHHLLDLAPGPVCVAVKTHRQGLKNPPKTISQYLETLERQVLPETVAALRAFEELL is encoded by the coding sequence GTGGCGACCTTCACCGCGATTTACGACGCGTCCGTTCTGTACCCCGCACCCCTGCGGGATCTCCTGCTCCACCTGGCCCTGACGGACCTGTTTCGGGCTCGCTGGACGGCGGCGATTCATGAAGAGTGGATGGAGGCGTTGCTGGCCGACCGGCCGGACCTGTCGCGGGAGAAACTGGAGCGCACACGGCAGCTGATGGACGCCTCGGTACTGGATTGCCTGGTTGAAGGCTATGAAGACCTGATGCCGGGGCTACAACTGCCCGACCCCGATGACCGCCACGTGCTGGCCGCGGCGATTCGCGTCGGGGCCGACGTGATCGTGACGGCCAACCTCAAGCACTTTCCGGCGTCGGCGCTGGCCGGCTACGGCATCGACGCTCAACATCCCGACCAGTTCATCCATCACTTGCTGGACCTGGCCCCCGGACCGGTGTGCGTGGCCGTCAAGACGCATCGGCAGGGCCTGAAGAATCCGCCGAAAACCATCAGCCAGTACCTGGAGACGTTGGAGCGGCAGGTCTTGCCGGAAACGGTGGCCGCCCTCCGGGCGTTCGAGGAACTGCTCTGA